A part of Trueperaceae bacterium genomic DNA contains:
- the tuf gene encoding elongation factor Tu has translation MAKGVFERTKPHVNVGTIGHVDHGKTTLTAAITFTAASVDSSVEVQSYDQIDKAPEERARGITINTSHVEYQTAARHYSHVDCPGHADYVKNMITGAAQMDGAILVVSAADGPMPQTREHIVLARQVGVPYIVVFLNKVDMVEDEELLELVEMEVRELLSSYEFPGDDLPVVRGSALRALEVLQGEPKVARGVNEWVDRVWGLLDAVDAYIPTPVRDVDRAFLMPVEDVFTITGRGTVATGRIERGVVRTGDEVEVVGLSDTRRSVVTGVEMHRKTLDSGMAGDNVGVLLRGVGRDDIERGQVLARPGSITPHVGFGASVYILRKEEGGRHSAFFSGYRPQFYFRTTDVTGVVSLPSGVEMVMPGDNVELSVELIKPIAMEEGLRFAIREGGRTVGAGVVTSITK, from the coding sequence ATGGCTAAGGGTGTGTTTGAGCGTACGAAGCCGCATGTGAATGTGGGGACGATTGGGCATGTGGATCATGGGAAGACGACGTTGACGGCTGCGATTACGTTTACGGCGGCTTCGGTTGATTCGTCGGTTGAGGTGCAGTCGTATGATCAGATTGATAAGGCGCCTGAGGAGCGGGCGCGTGGGATTACGATTAATACGTCGCATGTTGAGTATCAGACTGCGGCTCGGCATTATTCGCATGTTGATTGTCCGGGGCATGCGGATTATGTGAAGAATATGATTACTGGTGCGGCGCAGATGGATGGTGCGATTTTGGTGGTGTCGGCTGCTGATGGTCCGATGCCGCAGACGCGTGAGCATATTGTGTTGGCGCGTCAGGTGGGGGTGCCGTATATTGTGGTGTTTTTGAATAAGGTGGATATGGTGGAGGATGAGGAGTTGTTGGAGTTGGTGGAGATGGAGGTGCGTGAGTTGTTGTCTTCGTATGAGTTTCCTGGGGATGATTTGCCGGTGGTGCGTGGGTCGGCTTTGCGGGCGTTGGAGGTTTTGCAGGGGGAGCCGAAGGTGGCGCGTGGTGTGAATGAGTGGGTTGATCGGGTGTGGGGGTTGTTGGATGCGGTGGATGCTTATATTCCGACGCCGGTGCGGGATGTTGATCGGGCGTTTTTGATGCCGGTGGAGGATGTGTTTACGATTACGGGTCGTGGGACGGTGGCTACGGGTCGTATTGAGCGTGGTGTGGTGCGGACGGGGGATGAGGTTGAGGTTGTGGGGTTGTCTGATACTCGTAGGAGTGTTGTGACGGGTGTTGAGATGCATCGTAAGACGTTGGATTCGGGGATGGCTGGGGATAATGTTGGGGTGTTGTTGCGTGGGGTGGGGCGTGATGATATTGAGCGGGGTCAGGTGTTGGCTCGGCCGGGTTCGATTACGCCGCATGTGGGGTTTGGTGCGTCTGTGTATATTTTGAGGAAGGAGGAGGGTGGTCGTCACTCTGCTTTTTTCTCGGGGTATCGTCCGCAGTTTTATTTTCGGACGACGGATGTGACGGGTGTGGTGTCGTTGCCGTCTGGGGTGGAGATGGTGATGCCTGGGGATAATGTGGAGTTGTCGGTTGAGTTGATTAAGCCGATTGCGATGGAGGAGGGGTTGCGGTTTGCGATTCGTGAGGGTGGGCGTACGGTTGGTGCTGGGGTTGTGACCAGCATCACGAAGTAA
- the rpsJ gene encoding 30S ribosomal protein S10 → MAAPKIRIKLKAFDHRSLDSSATKIVETVRRTGAKVAGPVPLPTRIRRFCVLRSPFTDKDSREHFEIRTHNRLIDIKSPTKSTIDSLMHLDLPTGVDIEIKTVGGR, encoded by the coding sequence ATGGCCGCTCCCAAGATCCGCATCAAACTGAAGGCCTTCGATCACCGTAGCCTGGACTCCTCCGCTACGAAGATCGTCGAGACCGTGCGCCGCACCGGCGCCAAGGTCGCCGGCCCCGTGCCGCTCCCGACCCGCATCCGGCGCTTCTGCGTGCTGCGCAGCCCCTTCACCGACAAGGACAGTCGCGAGCATTTCGAGATCCGGACCCATAACCGGCTCATCGACATCAAGTCGCCGACCAAGAGCACCATCGACTCCCTCATGCATCTCGACCTCCCGACCGGGGTCGACATCGAGATCAAGACCGTCGGAGGCCGTTGA
- the rplC gene encoding 50S ribosomal protein L3, protein MKGILGTKVGMTQVWQGDRLVPVTVVLAGPCPVVQRKTPATDGYAAVQLGWDELPGKAVNKPRAGHFKRAAVAATRHLVEFRDYAPEADEVKADVFAAGEAVDVTGTSKGRGTAGVMKRWNFSGLPATHGVKKKHRSPGSIGQRKWPGRVYKGKRMAGVYGGETVTIVGLEVVEVRLEDNLILIKGALPGPNGGLVQVRQSKRKVS, encoded by the coding sequence GTGAAAGGAATCCTCGGCACCAAGGTGGGCATGACCCAGGTGTGGCAAGGCGACCGGCTCGTGCCGGTGACCGTCGTGCTCGCCGGGCCCTGCCCCGTGGTGCAACGCAAGACCCCAGCCACCGACGGCTACGCTGCGGTGCAGTTGGGGTGGGACGAGCTCCCGGGCAAGGCGGTCAACAAGCCGCGCGCCGGCCACTTCAAGCGTGCCGCCGTCGCCGCGACCCGCCACCTGGTCGAGTTCCGCGACTACGCGCCTGAGGCCGACGAGGTCAAGGCGGACGTCTTCGCGGCCGGCGAGGCCGTCGACGTCACGGGCACGAGCAAGGGCCGCGGTACCGCCGGCGTCATGAAGCGCTGGAACTTCAGCGGCCTCCCCGCCACCCACGGCGTCAAGAAGAAGCACCGTTCGCCCGGCTCCATCGGCCAGCGCAAGTGGCCGGGCCGCGTCTACAAGGGCAAGCGCATGGCCGGCGTCTACGGTGGCGAGACCGTCACCATCGTCGGTCTCGAGGTCGTCGAGGTGCGCCTGGAGGACAACCTGATCCTCATCAAGGGCGCGCTTCCGGGCCCCAACGGCGGCCTCGTCCAGGTACGCCAGTCGAAGAGGAAGGTGAGCTGA
- the rplD gene encoding 50S ribosomal protein L4 has protein sequence MPVTIDVIGSGRKVTLDLPEPKESVLHEVVMWQLAKRRRGTAATKTRGMMSGSTAKIYPQKGTGRARHGDKKAPIFVGGGTAFGPQPRSYGYTLPKRVRRLGLQMAIASRAQDGRLTLVDSFGVGGKTREFVAWAKSHGFDGKERVLLVTDDELVRRAARNVPWIDVLAGAGLNVYDVLRADRVIADAKIFDEPGESA, from the coding sequence ATGCCGGTCACCATAGACGTCATCGGCAGTGGGCGTAAGGTCACCCTCGACCTGCCCGAGCCAAAAGAGTCGGTGCTGCATGAAGTCGTCATGTGGCAGCTCGCCAAGCGCCGCCGCGGCACGGCCGCCACGAAGACGCGCGGCATGATGTCGGGCTCCACCGCCAAGATCTACCCGCAGAAGGGGACCGGCCGCGCTCGCCACGGCGACAAGAAGGCCCCCATCTTCGTCGGCGGCGGCACGGCCTTCGGCCCGCAGCCGCGGTCGTACGGCTACACGCTCCCGAAGCGCGTCAGGCGCCTCGGCCTCCAGATGGCCATCGCCAGCCGCGCCCAGGACGGCCGCCTCACGCTCGTCGACTCCTTCGGCGTCGGCGGCAAGACGCGCGAGTTCGTCGCGTGGGCCAAGAGCCACGGCTTCGACGGCAAGGAGCGCGTCCTCCTCGTCACCGACGATGAGCTCGTGCGCCGCGCCGCGCGTAACGTCCCATGGATCGACGTGCTCGCGGGCGCCGGCCTCAACGTCTACGACGTGCTGCGCGCCGACCGCGTCATCGCCGACGCCAAGATCTTCGACGAGCCGGGAGAGAGCGCATGA
- the rplW gene encoding 50S ribosomal protein L23: protein MNAYDVVLAPVLSEKAVTAIQSGKYSFYVHPHANRVQIREAIETAFKVDVVKVNLVTVKGKIKSLGRFSGRSPERKKAIVTLKAGQRIEQLEGLS from the coding sequence ATGAACGCCTACGACGTCGTCCTCGCCCCCGTGCTGAGCGAGAAGGCCGTGACCGCGATCCAGAGCGGCAAGTACTCCTTCTACGTCCATCCGCACGCCAACCGCGTCCAGATCCGCGAGGCCATCGAGACGGCCTTCAAGGTCGACGTGGTCAAGGTAAACCTGGTCACCGTCAAGGGCAAGATCAAGTCGCTCGGCCGTTTCTCCGGCCGCAGCCCCGAACGGAAGAAGGCCATCGTCACTCTCAAGGCCGGGCAGCGCATAGAGCAGCTCGAAGGCCTGTCGTAA
- the rplB gene encoding 50S ribosomal protein L2 codes for MATKNYRPYTPSRRSMSTLDFAEITRDAPEKSLVRPLKKTGGRNHHGRITSRFRGGGHKRRYRVIDFRRRDKEGVPAKVASIEYDPNRSANIALLHYVDGEKRYVLAPDKLAVGSTIVAGAEAEPELGNAMPLRFIPVGAVVHAVELLPGKGAQLARSAGTSIQIQGRDATYVTLRLPSGELRKVHGECYATIGVVGNSDHKNVVYGKAGRTRWYGRKPHQRGRAMNPVDHPHGGGEGRSTGGRPPVSPWGQKAKGLKTRDKRKGSSRFIVRRRKGS; via the coding sequence ATGGCAACCAAGAACTACCGTCCCTACACCCCCTCCCGTCGCAGCATGAGCACGCTGGACTTCGCGGAGATCACGCGCGATGCTCCGGAGAAGTCGTTGGTCCGGCCCCTCAAGAAGACGGGCGGCCGCAACCATCACGGGCGCATCACGTCGCGCTTCCGTGGCGGCGGCCACAAGCGCCGCTACCGCGTCATCGACTTCCGTCGCCGCGACAAGGAGGGCGTGCCCGCCAAGGTCGCCAGCATCGAGTACGACCCGAACCGTAGCGCCAACATCGCGCTGCTGCACTACGTCGACGGCGAGAAGCGCTACGTGCTCGCGCCGGACAAGCTGGCGGTCGGCAGCACCATCGTCGCCGGCGCCGAGGCCGAGCCGGAGCTCGGCAACGCCATGCCGCTGCGGTTCATCCCCGTCGGCGCCGTCGTGCACGCCGTGGAGCTGCTGCCCGGCAAGGGCGCGCAGCTCGCGCGCTCCGCCGGCACGAGCATCCAGATCCAGGGCCGCGACGCCACGTACGTCACCCTGCGGCTGCCGTCGGGTGAACTGCGCAAGGTCCACGGGGAGTGCTACGCCACCATCGGCGTCGTGGGCAACTCGGACCACAAGAACGTCGTCTACGGCAAGGCCGGCCGCACGCGGTGGTATGGGCGCAAGCCGCACCAGCGCGGTCGCGCCATGAACCCGGTCGACCACCCGCACGGCGGTGGCGAGGGACGCTCCACCGGCGGACGCCCGCCCGTCAGCCCGTGGGGTCAGAAGGCCAAGGGCCTCAAGACCCGCGACAAGCGCAAGGGTTCGAGCCGCTTCATCGTGCGGCGCCGGAAGGGAAGCTGA
- the rpsS gene encoding 30S ribosomal protein S19, with protein sequence MARSLKKGPFVDGHLLKKIDAANASGDRRVIKTWSRRSTVVPEMVGHTIGVYNGRQHVPVFVQETMVGHKLGEFSPTRSFRGHSGSRKE encoded by the coding sequence ATGGCGCGTAGCCTCAAGAAGGGACCGTTCGTCGACGGCCACCTGCTCAAGAAGATCGACGCCGCCAACGCCTCCGGCGACCGCCGCGTCATCAAGACCTGGAGCCGCCGCAGCACGGTGGTGCCCGAGATGGTCGGTCACACCATCGGCGTCTACAACGGCAGGCAGCACGTCCCCGTCTTCGTTCAGGAGACCATGGTCGGGCACAAGCTCGGCGAGTTCTCGCCGACCCGTTCGTTCCGCGGCCACTCCGGCTCGCGGAAGGAGTGA
- the rplV gene encoding 50S ribosomal protein L22, with translation MLRVTPRKTRLVADLIRGKDVSKAEDILRFTDKRSAKPMLKVLQSAKANAVNNHDMFEDSLFVKAIEVSEGPTLKRFLARARGRADLMRKRTCSISITLEERSGK, from the coding sequence ATGCTGCGCGTCACCCCGCGCAAGACGCGCCTCGTGGCCGATCTCATCCGCGGCAAGGACGTGAGCAAGGCGGAGGACATCCTGCGCTTCACGGACAAGCGCTCCGCCAAGCCCATGCTCAAGGTGCTCCAGAGCGCCAAGGCGAACGCGGTCAACAACCACGACATGTTCGAGGACAGCCTCTTCGTCAAGGCGATCGAGGTCAGCGAAGGGCCGACGCTCAAGCGCTTCCTCGCGCGCGCCCGCGGGCGCGCCGACCTGATGCGCAAGCGCACGTGCAGTATCTCGATCACGCTGGAGGAACGTAGTGGGAAATAA
- the rpsC gene encoding 30S ribosomal protein S3, which translates to MGNKINPVGFRLGVNKEPSAHWYAAPADYPRLLQEDELIRATVLKDVGHSGVSRIDIERAAHNINVTIHTAKPGVVIGRGGEAIKALRTKLSAKIPGTIGVNVQEVANPNTNAALIAQRIAEQLERRFAFRRAMKQAVQRTMESGARGVKVRCSGRLGGTEQARPEWYADGRVPLQTLRADIDYGTARANTTYGVIGVKAWVFHGEIVGDKQRKAAVLPRPKVDDDKKRRRRPAGPRRRDGAGRPGAPAGARDARPRARKERG; encoded by the coding sequence GTGGGAAATAAGATCAACCCCGTCGGGTTCAGGCTGGGCGTCAACAAGGAGCCGTCCGCTCACTGGTACGCCGCGCCGGCCGACTACCCCCGCCTCCTGCAGGAGGACGAGCTCATCCGCGCGACGGTGCTCAAGGACGTCGGCCACTCCGGCGTCTCGCGCATCGACATCGAGCGGGCGGCTCACAACATCAACGTCACCATCCATACGGCCAAGCCGGGCGTGGTCATCGGGCGCGGCGGCGAGGCCATCAAGGCCCTGCGCACCAAGCTGAGCGCGAAGATCCCGGGCACCATCGGCGTCAACGTGCAGGAGGTCGCCAACCCCAACACGAACGCCGCGCTCATCGCCCAGCGCATCGCCGAGCAGCTCGAGCGCCGCTTCGCGTTCCGCAGGGCCATGAAGCAGGCCGTGCAGCGCACGATGGAGTCCGGCGCCAGGGGCGTCAAGGTCCGGTGCTCCGGTCGCCTCGGCGGCACCGAGCAGGCCCGCCCGGAATGGTACGCGGACGGCCGGGTGCCGCTGCAGACCTTGCGCGCCGACATCGATTACGGCACCGCGCGCGCCAACACCACGTACGGCGTCATCGGCGTGAAGGCGTGGGTCTTCCACGGCGAGATCGTCGGCGACAAGCAGCGCAAGGCCGCCGTCCTCCCGCGACCGAAGGTCGACGACGACAAGAAGCGCCGTCGCCGCCCCGCCGGTCCGCGCCGCCGCGACGGCGCCGGTCGCCCGGGCGCCCCAGCCGGTGCGCGCGACGCGCGCCCGCGCGCCAGGAAGGAGCGTGGCTGA
- the rplP gene encoding 50S ribosomal protein L16, protein MLLPKRVKYRKQMRGRMTGATKGGDYVAFGDYGLVALEPAWIKSNQIEAVRVTMSRFFRRGGKIYVRIFPDKPVTKKPQEVRMGKGKGAVEYWVSVVKPGRVMFEVANVTEEQAKEAFRLAAHKLPIKVKMVKREIYDEAQ, encoded by the coding sequence ATGTTGCTACCGAAGCGCGTCAAGTACCGCAAGCAGATGCGCGGCCGGATGACGGGCGCCACCAAGGGTGGCGACTACGTCGCTTTCGGCGACTACGGCCTCGTGGCCCTGGAGCCGGCCTGGATCAAGTCCAACCAGATCGAGGCCGTGCGCGTGACCATGAGCCGCTTCTTCCGCCGTGGTGGTAAGATCTACGTTCGCATCTTCCCTGACAAGCCCGTCACGAAGAAGCCGCAGGAAGTTCGAATGGGTAAGGGGAAGGGCGCGGTGGAGTACTGGGTCAGCGTGGTGAAGCCGGGCCGGGTCATGTTCGAGGTCGCCAACGTGACCGAGGAGCAGGCCAAGGAGGCTTTCCGTCTCGCCGCCCACAAGCTCCCCATCAAGGTGAAGATGGTGAAGCGGGAGATCTACGATGAAGCCCAGTGA
- the rpmC gene encoding 50S ribosomal protein L29 → MKPSDVRNMSAGEIEAEVEKRREELFDLRIQSAVGHTSNPRRARVAKREIARLLTIAKEKAEGTR, encoded by the coding sequence ATGAAGCCCAGTGACGTCCGCAACATGAGCGCGGGCGAGATCGAGGCCGAGGTCGAGAAGCGCCGTGAGGAGCTCTTCGACCTGCGCATCCAGTCCGCCGTCGGCCACACCAGCAACCCGCGCAGGGCACGGGTGGCCAAGCGGGAGATCGCACGCCTCCTGACCATCGCCAAGGAGAAGGCCGAGGGAACACGGTGA
- the rpsQ gene encoding 30S ribosomal protein S17, which produces MQGRVVSDKADKTVTVNVERRFKHPLYGKVVTVSKRYLAHDEKNTYQVGDLVEIAASRPISRRKRFVVSRLIEKARA; this is translated from the coding sequence ATGCAGGGCCGCGTCGTCAGCGACAAGGCCGACAAGACGGTGACGGTCAACGTGGAGCGGCGCTTCAAGCACCCCCTCTACGGCAAGGTCGTCACGGTCTCCAAGCGCTACCTGGCGCACGACGAGAAGAACACCTACCAGGTAGGCGACCTCGTCGAGATCGCGGCCAGCCGGCCCATCAGCCGCCGCAAGCGCTTCGTCGTCTCGCGCTTGATCGAGAAGGCGCGCGCGTAA